Proteins encoded together in one Mercenaria mercenaria strain notata chromosome 18, MADL_Memer_1, whole genome shotgun sequence window:
- the LOC128550746 gene encoding proprotein convertase subtilisin/kexin type 5-like: MALVLSTVVLLLTLFTDAVLTECSAGCTSCSGSTCLKCESPYYLSDGSCFLCPEDCSSCNGYYNCTSCKPGKWGSENQCRYTCVDNCYNKECQYDTGICVQCKSGFYGLQCQRDCSDCEDDLCDLRRCTRGCKQGYYEYNTEYVSICQTCPTDCRNCSDASICRVCNDGFHLYQFHSNEKDFVHCLSCSLGSSCSKYCVIQNCNQCEVHDDILVCTDCREGYRFNGKTCIVNAIGCSQKYSSYCDDDGICLRNCSAGWTGEKCSDQCSDKCMTCDKSNRDICQQCKGDFYTINCTAACTPSCITVEGKQTCRLNDGYCLNGCEHNFWGSFCDQPCPNGCIENGLTSICERSNGTCKHGCKDGTRWRQMRYYCYKQNNDSV; encoded by the exons ATGGCACTCGTCTTAAGTACAGTAGTATTACTTTTGACGCTTTTCACAGATGCTGTGCTAACTG AATGTTCTGCTGGCTGCACTTCCTGTTCCGGCTCAACATGCTTAAAATGTGAATCGCCATATTATTTATCCGATGGCTCCTGTTTTCTATGTCCAGAAGACTGCTCTAGTTGTAACGGGTATTATAACTGTACTTCGTGCAAACCAGGTAAATGGGGTTCAGAAAACCAATGCCGGTATACCTGTGTAGATAATTGTTATAATAAGGAATGCCAGTATGACACTGGCATTTGCGTTCAGTGTAAATCTGGGTTTTACGGCCTACAGTGTCAACGTGACTGTAGTGACTGTGAGGATGATCTTTGTGATTTACGTAGATGCACGCGCGGATGTAAACAAGGATATTACGAGTACAACACTGAATATGTATCAATATGTCAAACATGTCCGACAGATTGTAGAAATTGTAGTGACGCAAGCATATGTCGTGTTTGCAATGACGGTTTTCATTTGtatcaatttcattcaaatgAAAAGGATTTTGTTCATTGTTTAAGCTGTTCTTTAGGATCAAGCTGTTCAAAGTATTGCGTCATTCAAAACTGTAATCAATGCGAAGTCCATGATGATATTTTGGTGTGCACAGATTGCCGTGAAGGATATAGATTTAATGGCAAGACATGCATAGTTAATGCAATAGGCTGTTCTCAAAAATATTCCTCTTATTGTGATGACGATGGAATATGTTTAAGAAATTGTAGTGCTGGATGGACGGGTGAAAAATGTTCTGACCAGTGTTCTGATAAATGCATGACATGCGATAAAAGTAATAGGGACATTTGTCAACAGTGTAAAGGTGACTTTTACACTATTAATTGTACTGCCGCATGTACTCCGTCATGTATCACAGTAGAAGGTAAACAAACGTGTAGACTAAATGATGGATATTGTTTGAATGGATGTGAACACAATTTTTGGGGTTCTTTTTGTGACCAGCCCTGTCCTAACGGTTGTATTGAAAACGGTTTAACTTCGATATGTGAAAGAAGCAACGGAACATGTAAACATGGATGTAAGGACGGAACACGATGGAGACAAATGCGATACTACTGTTACAAGCAAAACAACGATAGTGTCTAA